Part of the bacterium genome, ACACCGGGCAATGGCACGACGGGCAGGCGAACACGGAACGTGCTGCCGTGTCCCGGCTTGCTGCGGGCGTCGAGCTGGCCTCCCAGCAACTCGGCCAGGCTCCGGGTTATTGCGAGTCCGAGGCCTGTCCCGCCGAAGCGGCGTGTGGTCGAATTGTCGGCCTGGCTGAAGGCGCTGAACACTCGTTCGAGTTCATCGGGCGAAAGCCCAATACCGGTATCTGCGACCTGGATGTCGAGCAATTCCCGGTCGGCGTGATATCGCGTCACGACACGCACACGTCCGCGCTCGGTGAACTTGATCGCATTGCCGACCAGATTGAGCAGAATCTGGCGCAGGCGAACGGGGTCACACTCGATCTCGCGTGGGACCGGACCGTCGAGTTCGATGATCAGTTCGATTCCCTTTTCATGTGCCGGAACTTCCAGCAGATCGTCGAGTTCGATGAGCAAGCGTGGTAGTGACATTCGGATCTTCTCGATCGCGAGCCGATTCGCTTCAATCTTCGAGAAGTCGAGCACGTCGTTGATGATTTCCAGCAGGTAGTCGGCGTTGCGACGAATCGTGCGCAACGCTTCCCGTTGCTCCTTGCTGAGCGAATCCGATTCACCCAGCAGAAGCATCTCTGTGAACCCGAGAATCGCAGTCATTGGGGTGCGGACTTCGTGACTCACATTGGCGACGAACTGCGTCTTGGCCCGGGCCGCTGCCTCAGCGTCGTTGCGGGCCTGCTCGAGTTCGGCATTCGCCTGCTCTAGTCCCGCCGCGTACTCGCGCAGTCGTTGCTCTTCGAGCTTGCGCTCAGTCACATCGCGCACGGAGAGGGCAAGCAGGCTACGGCCAGCCATGCTCACCTTGCGCACAGTCACGGAGGCAGGGAAGCGCGTGCCATCGGGACGCCTTCCCTCCATTGCTAGTTCCTCTCCCCCGTTTTCGTTTGATTCCGAAGCCGCACCCTCGATGCGCAACGCGGGGAGCAGACTCGATATCGGACTCTGGGAGAGTTCCTCGCCGTTTCCGCAGAACATCTCGCGTGCGACGCCATTTGCCGAATGCAGAACGCCTTCTGGCGTCACCAACAACATGGCTTCATTGGCCGATTCGAGAATGCCACGCTGCAACGCCTCGGACTGCTGCAGAGCAGCGGCCACGCGCATACGTTCGAGTTCTGCGGCCGCGCGGGCTGAAAAGATCTGGATCAGTGCGGTATCGCGCGCTTCTTCCGGAAGGGCTCCTGAGTCACATAAGCAAAGAAATCCCAGTCGCTTGCTCTCACGGTCCAGAAGAGATGCCACCACCAGGCTTTGCGCGCCGGTTCGCGCGACGGTCGGATCGTTCGGAAACACGCTACTGGCTCCGACTTCGACCGTGAACAGGGGTTCACCCGCCGCCCGCTCGAAAACGCTGCCTGCGAGCGGATACAAAGCAGACCCCTGAGTACTCTCACCGTCGGTCAGAACGAGGATTTCATAGTCATCAGGTGGCCGCAGCGCGACGACCATCGCGAATTCCATGCTGAAGGCCCGCGAAACTGAGCGAGCGAGTGCACCGAGAACGCCGT contains:
- a CDS encoding response regulator; translated protein: MSDVGHPDRSRRIRLLVEGTTPGSGDGVLGALARSVSRAFSMEFAMVVALRPPDDYEILVLTDGESTQGSALYPLAGSVFERAAGEPLFTVEVGASSVFPNDPTVARTGAQSLVVASLLDRESKRLGFLCLCDSGALPEEARDTALIQIFSARAAAELERMRVAAALQQSEALQRGILESANEAMLLVTPEGVLHSANGVAREMFCGNGEELSQSPISSLLPALRIEGAASESNENGGEELAMEGRRPDGTRFPASVTVRKVSMAGRSLLALSVRDVTERKLEEQRLREYAAGLEQANAELEQARNDAEAAARAKTQFVANVSHEVRTPMTAILGFTEMLLLGESDSLSKEQREALRTIRRNADYLLEIINDVLDFSKIEANRLAIEKIRMSLPRLLIELDDLLEVPAHEKGIELIIELDGPVPREIECDPVRLRQILLNLVGNAIKFTERGRVRVVTRYHADRELLDIQVADTGIGLSPDELERVFSAFSQADNSTTRRFGGTGLGLAITRSLAELLGGQLDARSKPGHGSTFRVRLPVVPLPGVSLTQELDEAGTESDMSLQNRVDTSRLDGRILVVEDGVDNQRVIRNVLERAGLRVEVAENGLIGYEAAMVAKQDGHCFDAILMDMQMPVLDGYQATTRLREAGYTAPIIALTAHALPEERQRCIQAGCDDYATKPIERFKLLTMLAHHMESSKPEQG